The proteins below come from a single Parazoarcus communis genomic window:
- a CDS encoding lysophospholipid acyltransferase family protein, giving the protein MIFLRSFLFAIVLAIVTPPYAIFGVLTFPFPPRVRHRIITSWAPLVMWFVWHLLGIRYRVIGKENIPSGPSVILSKHQSAWETMALQVIFPPLCFVLKRELLRVPFFGWGLAQIPGIAIDRAAGKDALAQVVEQGRARLKEGFWVVVFPEGTRVAPGTTRRYKIGGTWLAKRAGVPIVPVAHNAGEFWRRNAFLKQPGEIVVSIGPPIDVKGVKTEELNTRAEAWIEGEMRRLFPHHYTAEALAAVGSDIKSSESENLG; this is encoded by the coding sequence GTGATATTTCTGCGTTCCTTTCTGTTTGCGATCGTCCTCGCGATCGTCACGCCGCCCTATGCGATTTTCGGGGTGCTGACCTTTCCCTTCCCGCCGCGGGTCAGGCATCGGATCATCACCTCGTGGGCGCCGCTTGTCATGTGGTTCGTGTGGCATCTGCTCGGTATCCGCTACCGCGTGATCGGCAAGGAGAATATTCCTTCGGGGCCATCCGTCATCCTGTCCAAGCATCAGTCGGCGTGGGAAACCATGGCCTTGCAGGTGATCTTTCCGCCCCTGTGCTTCGTGCTGAAGCGTGAGCTGCTGCGGGTACCGTTTTTCGGTTGGGGGCTGGCACAGATTCCCGGTATCGCCATCGACCGCGCTGCCGGCAAGGACGCGCTCGCTCAAGTCGTTGAGCAGGGCAGGGCCAGGCTGAAGGAAGGCTTCTGGGTCGTGGTGTTTCCCGAAGGCACGCGCGTGGCGCCGGGAACGACCCGTCGCTACAAGATCGGCGGAACCTGGCTGGCAAAGCGCGCCGGTGTCCCCATCGTGCCGGTGGCTCACAACGCGGGTGAGTTCTGGCGGCGCAATGCGTTTCTGAAGCAGCCCGGCGAGATCGTGGTCAGCATCGGGCCTCCGATCGACGTCAAAGGTGTGAAAACGGAAGAGTTGAACACCCGGGCCGAAGCCTGGATCGAGGGCGAGATGCGGCGGCTTTTTCCGCATCACTACACAGCTGAGGCGCTGGCGGCGGTTGGCTCAGACATCAAGTCGTCGGAGTCCGAAAACCTGGGATGA
- a CDS encoding phasin family protein — translation MNAFTPEQFAATNKANIETLLSLTNSAFANAERLAALNLNTARSILEDSVASTKALMGAKDLQEVLSLQSSLAQPLVEKAVAYARSVYEIASQSQEELSKVVEGQVAEMNKGVAVALDKAAKSAPAGSDVAVAAVKSAIAAANSAYDSFSKAAKQATELAEANVAAATSATVKAVSTTTKTAAKKAA, via the coding sequence ATGAACGCATTTACCCCCGAGCAGTTCGCCGCCACCAACAAGGCCAACATCGAAACCCTGCTGAGCCTGACCAACAGCGCTTTTGCCAACGCCGAGCGCCTGGCTGCCCTGAACCTGAACACCGCTCGTTCGATCCTCGAAGACAGCGTTGCCAGCACCAAGGCCCTGATGGGTGCCAAGGACCTGCAGGAAGTTCTGTCCCTGCAAAGCTCGCTGGCTCAGCCGCTGGTCGAGAAGGCTGTTGCCTACGCTCGCAGCGTGTATGAAATCGCTTCGCAGAGCCAGGAAGAGCTGTCCAAGGTCGTCGAAGGCCAGGTCGCTGAAATGAACAAGGGCGTTGCCGTTGCTCTGGACAAGGCTGCCAAGTCCGCACCGGCTGGTTCCGACGTTGCCGTGGCTGCTGTCAAGTCTGCCATCGCCGCTGCCAACAGCGCCTACGACAGCTTCAGCAAGGCCGCCAAGCAGGCGACCGAACTGGCCGAAGCCAACGTTGCTGCTGCTACCAGCGCAACCGTGAAGGCCGTGAGCACCACGACCAAGACGGCTGCCAAGAAGGCTGCCTGA
- the lnt gene encoding apolipoprotein N-acyltransferase: MVALLRGRLTPAFLPALLAGGVSVLGFAPFGWFVLVFLGVGALAFLLERAPDARAGFMCGLGWGLGAFLAGVSWLYVALNRFGGMPMPLAAFAILLFCLYLALYPALAGALYVRLRSGGLVWRGALFAALWILAEWLRGVVFTGFPWLATGYSQTPPSPLAAYLPVIGVYGVGGVLAFVSALAALAPWRQMRGLPRPLAIIAGVFVLAVGLGRVEWTEPEGEPLSVALIQTNVEQDLKWAPGHFAEVLQTNLRLVSNSRADFVVLPETTLPTLVERLPEGYLDLLGGMVSERGGTLVLGVFSRDDAGQIFNAAISVGDGPQQHYAKRHLVPFGEYSPPFFGWFYRLADIPMSDQTRGAREQPPMSVLGQRVALNICYEDLFGAELLSSLPQASLMLNISNLAWYGDSLAQPQHLQIARVRALETGRPMLRSTNTGMTAVIQPDGHVDAVLPAFEAGVLEAEVRGFKGMTPYAHWGNWPVLLIAAGLLLIAVLRRRRAPVA; this comes from the coding sequence ATGGTCGCGCTGCTGCGGGGCCGGCTGACGCCGGCTTTCCTGCCGGCATTGCTGGCCGGGGGCGTCTCAGTGCTCGGCTTTGCGCCCTTCGGCTGGTTCGTGCTCGTATTTCTCGGTGTGGGTGCGCTTGCATTCCTCCTTGAGCGCGCGCCCGATGCCCGGGCGGGGTTCATGTGCGGGCTCGGATGGGGGCTGGGGGCTTTCCTGGCCGGCGTGTCCTGGCTCTATGTTGCGCTCAACCGTTTCGGCGGCATGCCCATGCCGCTGGCGGCGTTCGCCATTCTGCTGTTCTGCCTTTACCTCGCGCTCTATCCGGCGCTGGCCGGCGCGCTCTATGTGCGTCTCAGGTCAGGCGGTCTGGTCTGGAGGGGGGCACTGTTCGCGGCCTTGTGGATTCTCGCTGAGTGGCTGCGAGGCGTTGTCTTCACCGGCTTCCCCTGGCTTGCCACCGGTTATTCGCAGACCCCGCCCAGCCCGCTGGCCGCCTATCTGCCGGTGATCGGCGTGTACGGCGTCGGCGGCGTGCTTGCCTTCGTTTCGGCCCTGGCTGCGCTTGCACCCTGGCGCCAGATGCGGGGTTTGCCGCGACCGCTTGCGATCATCGCCGGCGTGTTCGTGCTCGCGGTCGGACTTGGCCGCGTCGAGTGGACCGAGCCCGAGGGCGAGCCGCTGTCCGTTGCCCTGATCCAGACGAATGTCGAACAAGACCTCAAGTGGGCGCCCGGACACTTTGCCGAGGTGTTGCAGACCAATCTGAGGCTGGTGAGCAATAGTCGCGCGGATTTCGTGGTGCTGCCGGAGACCACCCTGCCGACACTGGTGGAGCGACTGCCCGAAGGCTACCTCGACCTGCTCGGCGGCATGGTGAGTGAGCGTGGCGGCACGCTGGTGCTCGGCGTGTTCTCCCGTGACGATGCCGGGCAGATCTTCAATGCCGCGATCAGTGTCGGCGACGGCCCGCAGCAGCACTACGCCAAACGCCATCTCGTGCCCTTCGGCGAATATTCGCCGCCTTTCTTTGGCTGGTTCTACCGTCTGGCGGACATCCCGATGTCGGATCAGACGCGCGGTGCCCGCGAGCAGCCGCCGATGAGCGTGCTCGGGCAGCGCGTGGCCTTGAACATCTGCTACGAAGATCTCTTCGGGGCGGAGCTGCTCTCAAGCCTGCCGCAAGCTTCGCTGATGCTGAACATCTCCAATCTTGCCTGGTATGGCGATTCGCTGGCGCAGCCCCAGCATCTGCAGATCGCCCGCGTCCGCGCGCTCGAGACCGGACGCCCGATGCTGCGCTCGACCAATACCGGCATGACGGCCGTGATTCAGCCCGATGGTCACGTCGATGCGGTGTTGCCGGCCTTCGAGGCGGGGGTACTCGAAGCCGAGGTGCGTGGCTTCAAAGGGATGACGCCCTATGCGCACTGGGGCAACTGGCCGGTGTTGCTGATTGCTGCGGGACTGCTGCTGATCGCTGTGCTGCGCCGGCGGCGGGCGCCGGTTGCCTAG
- a CDS encoding enoyl-CoA hydratase: MSYEMIITETRGRVGLITLNRPKALNALNDSLVDEIGHALDAYEADENIGAILITGSDKAFAAGADIGAMAEFSYMDAYKGDYITRNWERVKTCRKPVIAAVAGFALGGGCELAMMCDFIIAADSAKFGQPEVKLGILPGAGGTQRLPRAVSKAKAMDMCLTARFMDAAEAERAGLVSRVVPADKLLEEAFAAAETIAGYSLPVVMMIKESINRAFESSLNEGLLFERRVFHSSFALNDQKEGMAAFVAKRKPVFKHN; the protein is encoded by the coding sequence ATGAGTTACGAAATGATCATCACCGAAACTCGCGGCCGTGTCGGCCTGATCACGCTCAACCGGCCCAAGGCCCTGAACGCACTCAACGACAGCCTGGTCGATGAAATCGGGCACGCACTCGACGCGTACGAAGCGGACGAGAACATCGGTGCGATCCTGATTACCGGCTCCGATAAAGCATTCGCCGCCGGCGCCGACATCGGTGCCATGGCGGAGTTCTCGTATATGGACGCCTACAAGGGCGACTACATCACGCGCAACTGGGAGCGGGTCAAGACCTGCCGCAAGCCGGTCATCGCTGCCGTTGCAGGCTTCGCGCTTGGCGGCGGATGCGAACTGGCAATGATGTGTGACTTCATCATTGCGGCCGACTCTGCGAAGTTCGGTCAGCCTGAAGTCAAGCTTGGCATCCTTCCGGGCGCCGGCGGAACCCAGCGTCTGCCGCGCGCCGTCAGCAAGGCGAAGGCAATGGACATGTGCCTGACCGCGCGTTTCATGGATGCAGCCGAAGCCGAGCGTGCCGGGCTGGTATCGCGCGTGGTGCCCGCCGACAAACTGCTCGAAGAAGCCTTTGCGGCAGCCGAGACCATCGCCGGATACTCCCTGCCCGTGGTCATGATGATCAAGGAGTCGATCAACCGCGCCTTCGAAAGCAGCCTCAACGAAGGCCTGCTGTTCGAGCGCCGCGTCTTCCACTCGTCTTTCGCACTGAACGACCAGAAGGAAGGCATGGCCGCGTTCGTTGCCAAGCGCAAGCCTGTGTTCAAGCACAACTGA
- the glyQ gene encoding glycine--tRNA ligase subunit alpha — MSLKNPTFQQVILTLQQFWGERGCVLLQPYDLEVGAGTSHTATFLRSLGPEPWNAAYVQPSRRPKDGRYGENPNRLQHYYQYQVVLKPSPLNIQELYLDSLRALGIDPNAHDIRFVEDDWENPTLGAWGLGWEVWLDGMEVTQFTYFQQVGGIDCKPVLGEITYGLERLAMYLQGVENVYDLVWAVYPDGSKVTYGDVYHQNEVEQSTYNFEHSNVEFLFSLFANYESEAKRLMEVGLALPAYEMVLKAAHNFNMLDARGAISVTERAAYIGRIRNLSRAVAQAYYESREALGFPMLNNKEPA, encoded by the coding sequence ATGTCACTCAAGAATCCGACCTTCCAGCAAGTCATCCTGACGCTCCAGCAGTTCTGGGGCGAGCGTGGCTGCGTGCTGCTGCAACCCTACGATCTCGAAGTGGGTGCCGGTACCTCGCACACCGCCACCTTTCTGCGCTCACTCGGCCCTGAGCCGTGGAACGCGGCCTACGTTCAGCCCTCGCGCCGCCCCAAGGACGGTCGCTACGGTGAGAACCCGAACCGTCTGCAGCACTACTACCAGTATCAGGTGGTGCTCAAGCCGTCGCCGCTGAACATCCAGGAGCTCTATCTCGATTCCCTGCGTGCGCTCGGTATCGATCCCAACGCGCACGACATCCGCTTTGTCGAGGATGACTGGGAGAACCCCACGCTCGGCGCCTGGGGCCTGGGCTGGGAAGTGTGGCTCGATGGCATGGAAGTCACCCAGTTCACCTATTTCCAGCAGGTTGGCGGCATCGACTGCAAGCCGGTGCTGGGCGAGATCACCTATGGTCTCGAGCGCCTGGCGATGTATCTGCAGGGCGTCGAGAATGTCTACGACCTGGTGTGGGCGGTGTATCCGGACGGCTCCAAGGTTACCTATGGCGACGTTTATCACCAGAACGAGGTAGAACAGTCGACCTACAACTTCGAGCATTCGAACGTCGAGTTCCTGTTCTCGCTGTTTGCCAACTATGAATCCGAAGCCAAGCGCCTGATGGAAGTCGGCCTGGCGCTGCCGGCCTACGAAATGGTGCTCAAGGCGGCGCACAACTTCAACATGCTCGACGCCCGTGGCGCGATCTCGGTGACCGAGCGCGCGGCCTACATCGGCCGCATCCGCAACCTGTCGCGCGCGGTGGCGCAGGCCTACTACGAATCCCGTGAAGCGCTTGGCTTCCCGATGCTGAACAACAAGGAGCCCGCGTGA
- the lptA gene encoding lipopolysaccharide transport periplasmic protein LptA translates to MKTALTISLLALATMCTPAFAERADREKPVDIEADRVTVDDRNKVHIFEGNVVLTQGTLQIKGDKLVVTQGADGFQNGVATASGGKLASFRQKREGSGDYVDGEAERIEYDSRGEKAKLFKRAHVRSGGDEVRGAYIEYDSVSENYLVTNAPGSTASPGRVRATIQPKGDNKATPGSAAPAAQ, encoded by the coding sequence ATGAAAACTGCTTTAACCATCTCCTTGCTCGCATTGGCAACGATGTGCACGCCCGCCTTTGCCGAACGTGCCGACCGCGAAAAACCAGTCGATATCGAAGCTGACCGTGTCACGGTCGACGACCGCAACAAGGTCCACATTTTCGAGGGCAACGTCGTACTCACCCAGGGCACGCTGCAGATCAAGGGCGACAAACTGGTCGTCACCCAAGGGGCCGATGGCTTCCAGAACGGTGTGGCCACCGCATCCGGGGGGAAGCTGGCCTCATTCCGGCAGAAACGCGAAGGCAGCGGCGACTATGTCGACGGTGAAGCCGAGCGCATCGAGTACGACAGTCGTGGCGAGAAAGCCAAACTGTTCAAGCGCGCCCATGTCCGCAGCGGCGGAGACGAAGTCCGCGGAGCCTACATCGAGTACGACTCGGTCAGCGAAAACTACCTGGTGACCAATGCGCCGGGCAGCACCGCGAGCCCCGGCCGCGTGCGGGCAACGATTCAACCCAAGGGCGACAACAAGGCAACACCCGGTAGCGCAGCACCCGCTGCCCAATAA
- the gmhB gene encoding D-glycero-beta-D-manno-heptose 1,7-bisphosphate 7-phosphatase gives MKLIILDRDGVINVDSDQFIKSPDEWKAIPGSLEAIARLNQWGWRVVVASNQSGVGRGLFGMDTLNAINDKMVKSLAQVGGRLDAIFFCPHSADSTCECRKPKPGLLIQVGERFNVDLKGVPVVGDSLRDLQAGIAVGCKPYLVLTGKGTKTQQDPALPEGTLVYPDLAAVVADLTA, from the coding sequence ATGAAGCTGATCATCCTGGACCGTGACGGAGTCATCAATGTGGACTCCGACCAGTTCATCAAGTCTCCCGATGAGTGGAAAGCGATCCCCGGCTCGCTGGAAGCCATTGCGCGGCTCAATCAGTGGGGCTGGCGGGTGGTCGTAGCCTCCAACCAGTCCGGCGTCGGCCGCGGGCTGTTCGGCATGGACACGCTCAATGCAATCAACGACAAAATGGTGAAAAGCCTGGCGCAGGTCGGTGGCCGCCTGGATGCGATTTTCTTCTGTCCGCATTCGGCCGACTCCACCTGTGAGTGTCGCAAACCGAAGCCCGGCTTGCTGATTCAGGTCGGGGAACGCTTCAACGTCGACCTCAAGGGTGTGCCGGTGGTCGGCGACAGTCTGCGAGATCTGCAGGCTGGCATCGCCGTCGGCTGCAAACCCTATCTTGTGCTCACCGGCAAGGGCACGAAAACCCAACAGGATCCAGCCCTGCCCGAAGGGACGCTCGTCTATCCCGATCTGGCAGCGGTTGTTGCCGATCTCACCGCCTGA
- the glyS gene encoding glycine--tRNA ligase subunit beta, whose product MTSATLLVELLTEELPPKALPRLGETFASRIAEGLKARGLAPADASFRSFASPRRLAVTVAGVVAAAAAKEVTEKLMPVSVALDAEGKPTQALLKKMEAKGIALDAIAGFERRVDGKAEALFHTATVPGAKLEDVLSTIVQDAVKALPIPKVMRWGDGDATFVRPVHKLSMLHGADVVPGRVLDLDSGRTTRGHRFMSRGEIDIASADAYEPTLLAEGKVIPDFTERRAEIERQLVAEAARQQASIGEYADLLDEVAALVEHPTVYVGEFEAEFLAVPQECLILTMRANQKYFPLFDVDGTLLNRFLIVSNMQLEDPSNIVIGNQRVVRPRLSDARFFFEQDKKQTLESRLPRLASVVYHNKLGNQFERVERLGVLAGHIAGLLSADVQAATRAALLAKVDLVTDMVGEFPELQGVMGRYYARHDGESAVVADAIQAHYQPRFAGDVLPDGNVACAVALADKIDALVGFFGIGMVPTGDRDPFALRRAALGVLRILMEAPLPLELPQLIELAAAGFAPGLLTAEGFQAQLQDFMLERLRNLLREGAGGRDAAVADAVLALRPARIDLVPAKLDAVEAFLALPESAALAAANKRIVNILKKTDAQPGEPDVALLQEDAEKALFHQLNEIAPLVASHVANENYTEALLKLAGLREAVDAFFDGVMVMAEEPLTRQNRLALLARLAGLMNQVADLSRLSA is encoded by the coding sequence ATGACCAGCGCGACCCTGCTCGTCGAACTTCTGACTGAAGAACTGCCACCCAAGGCGCTGCCGCGTCTGGGCGAGACTTTTGCCTCCAGGATTGCCGAGGGCCTGAAAGCACGCGGGCTGGCACCCGCCGATGCGAGCTTCCGCAGTTTCGCCAGCCCCCGCAGGCTGGCCGTGACCGTGGCGGGCGTTGTCGCTGCTGCTGCGGCAAAGGAAGTGACCGAAAAGCTGATGCCGGTGTCCGTTGCGCTCGACGCCGAAGGCAAGCCCACTCAGGCGCTGCTCAAGAAAATGGAAGCGAAAGGCATTGCGCTGGATGCGATTGCCGGCTTCGAGCGTCGTGTCGATGGCAAGGCCGAAGCCCTGTTCCACACCGCAACCGTGCCGGGTGCGAAGCTGGAGGACGTGCTGTCGACCATCGTCCAGGACGCGGTCAAGGCGCTGCCCATCCCGAAGGTGATGCGCTGGGGGGATGGTGATGCCACCTTCGTGCGTCCGGTGCACAAGCTCTCCATGCTGCACGGCGCGGACGTCGTGCCGGGGCGTGTGCTCGATCTCGACAGTGGCCGCACCACCCGCGGTCACCGTTTCATGAGTCGAGGCGAGATCGATATCGCCTCCGCCGATGCCTACGAGCCCACGCTGCTGGCCGAAGGCAAGGTGATTCCGGACTTTACTGAGCGTCGTGCCGAGATCGAACGCCAGTTGGTCGCCGAGGCCGCACGTCAGCAGGCGTCGATCGGCGAATATGCCGACCTGCTCGACGAAGTGGCTGCGCTGGTTGAGCATCCCACGGTCTACGTTGGTGAGTTCGAGGCTGAATTCCTGGCCGTGCCGCAGGAGTGCCTGATCCTCACCATGCGCGCGAACCAGAAGTACTTTCCGCTGTTTGACGTCGACGGGACACTGCTGAACCGCTTCCTGATCGTGTCCAACATGCAGCTGGAAGACCCGTCGAACATCGTCATCGGCAATCAGCGCGTGGTGCGTCCGCGTCTGTCCGATGCGCGCTTCTTCTTCGAACAGGACAAGAAGCAGACCCTCGAGTCGCGCCTGCCGCGGCTGGCGAGCGTGGTTTATCACAACAAGCTGGGTAACCAGTTCGAGCGCGTCGAACGGCTCGGCGTGCTGGCCGGTCATATCGCGGGCCTGCTGTCTGCCGACGTCCAGGCAGCGACACGTGCGGCATTGCTGGCCAAGGTCGATCTGGTGACCGACATGGTCGGCGAGTTTCCGGAACTCCAGGGGGTGATGGGGCGCTACTATGCCCGCCATGACGGCGAGAGCGCGGTGGTGGCGGATGCCATCCAGGCACACTATCAGCCACGATTCGCCGGCGACGTGCTGCCGGACGGCAACGTTGCGTGTGCGGTGGCGCTTGCCGACAAGATTGATGCGCTGGTGGGTTTCTTCGGCATTGGCATGGTGCCGACTGGCGACCGTGATCCGTTCGCGCTGCGTCGGGCGGCGCTGGGCGTGCTGCGTATCCTGATGGAAGCGCCGTTGCCGCTTGAGTTGCCGCAGCTGATCGAACTCGCCGCCGCCGGGTTCGCCCCCGGACTGCTGACCGCCGAAGGCTTCCAGGCGCAGCTGCAGGACTTCATGCTCGAGCGTCTGCGCAACTTGCTGCGCGAAGGCGCGGGAGGGCGCGATGCTGCCGTCGCCGACGCAGTGCTCGCGCTGCGCCCGGCGCGCATCGACCTCGTGCCGGCCAAGCTCGACGCGGTCGAGGCTTTCCTCGCGCTGCCCGAGTCTGCCGCACTGGCTGCCGCCAACAAGCGCATCGTCAATATCCTGAAGAAGACCGATGCGCAGCCCGGCGAGCCCGACGTCGCCTTGCTGCAGGAAGATGCGGAGAAAGCCCTTTTCCATCAGCTCAACGAGATTGCGCCGCTGGTCGCTTCTCATGTTGCTAACGAGAACTACACCGAAGCGCTGCTCAAGCTTGCAGGGTTGCGCGAGGCGGTGGATGCGTTCTTCGATGGCGTGATGGTGATGGCCGAAGAACCGCTGACGCGGCAGAACCGGCTTGCCCTGCTGGCCCGGCTTGCTGGCCTGATGAACCAGGTGGCGGACCTTTCCCGTCTGTCGGCCTGA
- the lptC gene encoding LPS export ABC transporter periplasmic protein LptC, whose product MQSAYRIYPVLALALLAGASIWLERLTRAPAADVAPTQSSAPDFIANQTRITGYGKDGTQRYVLLSDQLTHLPQSGVTQLDRPRLEILSGSRRMEITANAGEVSAEGERVDFHGEVKAEREANPGQDMMRFASEKLTVWPEDHRAESTAPVKLTQGLTTAEALGLRADNLFGTLDLIGQARVNIPRRQGKNQ is encoded by the coding sequence ATGCAGTCAGCCTATCGCATCTACCCTGTACTTGCGCTCGCGCTGCTTGCCGGCGCGTCGATCTGGCTTGAACGCCTGACCCGCGCACCGGCTGCGGACGTCGCGCCCACACAGAGCAGCGCACCCGACTTCATCGCCAATCAGACCCGCATTACCGGCTATGGCAAGGACGGCACGCAGCGCTACGTGCTGCTGTCCGACCAGCTCACCCACCTGCCACAATCGGGCGTCACCCAGCTTGACCGACCACGGCTTGAGATTCTTTCAGGCAGCCGCCGGATGGAAATCACCGCGAACGCGGGTGAAGTGTCCGCAGAGGGCGAGCGGGTCGATTTCCATGGCGAAGTCAAAGCCGAGCGTGAGGCCAACCCCGGGCAGGACATGATGCGCTTCGCATCGGAGAAGCTGACCGTCTGGCCCGAGGATCACCGCGCCGAATCCACCGCCCCGGTCAAGCTGACTCAGGGGCTCACCACCGCCGAGGCGCTTGGCCTGCGTGCGGACAACCTGTTTGGCACTCTGGACCTGATCGGTCAGGCCCGGGTGAACATCCCCCGACGCCAAGGGAAAAATCAATGA
- a CDS encoding GFA family protein, whose amino-acid sequence MNGECLCGEVRFEVDGALPNLYQCHCSLCRRATGSAANAATFVQREHFRWVSGQERIRSFQKPGGYRTDFCSVCGSPVPNALRGTEMFWVPAGLLTGLVASKISAHLHLASAAAWEQESDDCVRLEGGPESLESLKQLL is encoded by the coding sequence ATGAACGGTGAATGCCTGTGCGGAGAGGTAAGGTTCGAAGTTGATGGCGCGCTACCAAACCTCTATCAATGCCACTGCTCCCTGTGTCGTCGAGCAACCGGATCTGCGGCCAATGCCGCTACTTTTGTCCAGCGAGAGCACTTCCGCTGGGTGTCCGGTCAGGAAAGAATCCGCTCCTTTCAAAAGCCAGGCGGCTACCGGACAGACTTCTGTTCGGTATGTGGCAGCCCTGTTCCAAATGCGCTGAGAGGTACGGAGATGTTCTGGGTTCCAGCCGGCCTGCTCACAGGACTGGTCGCATCCAAAATCTCTGCGCACCTTCATCTGGCTTCAGCGGCGGCGTGGGAGCAGGAATCAGACGATTGCGTTCGCCTGGAAGGTGGCCCCGAAAGTCTGGAGTCACTCAAGCAGTTGTTGTAG
- a CDS encoding KpsF/GutQ family sugar-phosphate isomerase, whose product MLESATRVGRRVLEIEAAAVAALAGRLGTEFEQAVALILQSPGRVIVTGIGKSGHIARKLAATLASTGTPAYFVHAAEAAHGDLGMITEDDVVIALSNSGASDELMMIVPQVKRRGTRLIAMTGKPNSPLAREADVHLDAAVSEEACSLNLAPTASTTAALALCDALAVALLDARGFGEEDFARSHPGGSLGRRLLTHVRDVMRAANRVPVVAEAAPLNEALLAMTRGGMGMTAIASSDSKIAGIFTDGDLRRALERGIDFRTSVLADVITRNPHSIGPDALAAEAAEMMERLRISQLLVIDDNGALAGALTTHDLMQAKVI is encoded by the coding sequence TTGCTAGAAAGTGCTACCCGTGTCGGCCGCCGGGTACTTGAGATCGAGGCTGCTGCGGTCGCTGCGCTGGCCGGGCGCCTGGGCACCGAGTTTGAACAGGCCGTTGCGCTCATCCTGCAGAGCCCGGGCCGTGTCATTGTCACGGGCATCGGCAAGTCCGGGCATATTGCACGCAAGCTTGCTGCAACGCTCGCGAGCACCGGTACCCCGGCGTACTTCGTGCACGCTGCCGAAGCGGCACACGGCGATCTCGGCATGATCACCGAAGATGACGTCGTGATCGCACTATCGAACTCCGGCGCAAGCGACGAATTGATGATGATCGTGCCGCAGGTCAAGCGTCGCGGTACCAGACTGATTGCCATGACAGGCAAACCCAACTCGCCGCTGGCCCGCGAAGCCGACGTGCACCTTGATGCTGCGGTCAGCGAAGAAGCCTGCTCGCTCAATCTCGCGCCGACCGCCAGCACCACTGCCGCCCTCGCACTGTGCGACGCCCTGGCGGTCGCCCTGCTTGACGCGCGCGGCTTCGGAGAGGAGGACTTTGCCCGCTCCCACCCCGGCGGCAGCCTGGGGCGCCGCCTGCTGACCCATGTCCGCGACGTGATGCGTGCAGCCAACCGCGTGCCGGTCGTTGCGGAAGCGGCACCACTGAACGAAGCACTGCTGGCAATGACCCGCGGCGGCATGGGCATGACCGCGATCGCGTCGTCGGACTCGAAGATCGCGGGCATTTTCACCGACGGCGATTTGCGTCGTGCGCTTGAGCGTGGCATCGATTTTCGCACCAGCGTGCTGGCCGACGTGATCACCCGTAACCCGCATTCGATCGGACCCGACGCACTGGCGGCGGAGGCCGCCGAGATGATGGAGCGCCTGCGCATCAGCCAGTTGCTGGTCATCGATGACAACGGCGCGCTTGCCGGTGCGCTCACCACGCACGACCTGATGCAGGCCAAGGTCATCTGA
- a CDS encoding HlyC/CorC family transporter, with the protein MDSSPSKPSLIERLSALLSREPEDRDELLALLHSAFDRNLLDADALSIIEGALQMSDMQVRDVMIPRAQMDVVHVDDPMDKIAAFVVDTAHSRFPAIGESKDDVSGILLAKDLLRYFAGREFDLRDMLRPAVFVPESKRLNVLLREFRVSRNHMAIVVDEYGGVAGLVTIEDVLEQIVGDIEDEYDFDEIGDNIRLDQSGRYRVKATTEIEDFNAAFATHFSDEEVDTVGGLVIRQFGRLPKRGEAVVLEGLKIQVLRADSRRVHTLVVERVPVVPEVSVD; encoded by the coding sequence ATGGACAGTAGCCCTAGTAAACCCTCGCTAATCGAGCGACTTTCGGCCCTTCTTTCGCGCGAGCCGGAAGATCGCGATGAGCTTCTCGCGCTACTTCACTCGGCTTTCGATCGCAATCTGCTCGATGCCGATGCCCTTTCGATCATCGAGGGCGCCCTGCAGATGTCGGACATGCAGGTTCGTGACGTGATGATTCCCCGTGCCCAGATGGACGTCGTGCATGTCGACGACCCGATGGACAAGATCGCAGCCTTCGTCGTCGACACCGCCCACTCCCGCTTCCCGGCAATCGGGGAGAGCAAGGACGACGTATCCGGCATTTTGCTGGCAAAAGACCTGCTGCGGTACTTTGCCGGTCGCGAGTTCGATCTGCGTGACATGTTGCGTCCGGCGGTGTTCGTGCCCGAGTCCAAGCGGCTCAACGTGCTGCTGCGCGAGTTCCGCGTCAGCCGCAATCACATGGCCATTGTGGTCGACGAATACGGCGGCGTTGCCGGCCTGGTCACCATCGAGGACGTGCTGGAGCAGATCGTCGGCGACATCGAGGACGAGTACGATTTCGACGAGATCGGCGACAACATCCGCCTCGACCAGAGCGGGCGCTACCGCGTCAAGGCAACCACCGAGATCGAGGACTTCAACGCGGCGTTTGCGACTCATTTCAGCGATGAGGAAGTCGACACCGTCGGTGGTCTGGTCATTCGTCAGTTCGGTCGCCTGCCCAAGCGTGGTGAGGCCGTGGTGCTCGAGGGACTGAAAATCCAGGTGCTCAGGGCAGACAGCCGCCGCGTGCACACCCTTGTGGTGGAGCGGGTGCCGGTCGTACCCGAAGTCAGCGTCGACTGA